From Streptomyces sp. NBC_01754, a single genomic window includes:
- a CDS encoding MFS transporter yields MENTSGPRAGRKEWTALGVLMLPLLLVSMDVSVLYFAIPYISEDLEPSATQQLWILDMYGFVLAGLLITMGALGDRIGRRRLVLVGAAVFGLASLAAAYADSAELLIAVRALLGLGGAALMPSTLALIRNLFHDAKQRAKAVTLWTAVMTTGISLGPVVSGLLLEHFWWGSVFLINLPAMGLLLLLVPFLVPETGGSGSGSGVPETGAPGAGLSGSGAGGSGARSRFDLLSAVLSLGALLPVIYGIKEWARHGYAPVPALGICAGLLLGLVFVRRQRRLEHPMIDLGLLGRRAFGGPVLANLLAMFATVGMAVFFTQYLQSVLGRSPLTAALWSLVPAAGVAVTAPTAAALAQRTDRAYVMGGGFALSACGFLLFTQVRTDSPLWFTLVGGAVYAGGLVAAMTLANELALGAAPPERAGSAAAVLESGQELGGALGMAVLGSVGAAVYSRDMADALPAGVPQADAVRETLGGAAAVASELPRATADAVLIAAREAFTHGMGIAAVGAASVMAGAGLFAFGLLRGVGRTPAADAQGAQDEATPPAGPSIEARSSVTAGD; encoded by the coding sequence ATGGAGAACACATCCGGCCCCCGCGCGGGCCGCAAGGAATGGACCGCCCTCGGCGTCCTGATGCTGCCCCTGCTGCTCGTCTCGATGGACGTCTCGGTCCTCTACTTCGCGATCCCCTACATCAGCGAGGACCTGGAGCCCAGCGCCACCCAGCAGCTGTGGATCCTCGACATGTACGGCTTCGTCCTCGCCGGCCTGCTCATCACCATGGGGGCGCTCGGTGACCGGATCGGGCGGCGCCGGCTGGTCCTGGTGGGCGCCGCCGTCTTCGGTCTGGCCTCGCTGGCCGCCGCCTACGCCGACTCGGCCGAACTGCTCATCGCCGTCCGCGCCCTGCTCGGCCTCGGCGGTGCGGCGCTGATGCCCTCGACCCTCGCCCTGATCCGCAACCTCTTCCACGACGCGAAGCAGCGTGCGAAGGCGGTGACCCTGTGGACGGCCGTCATGACCACCGGCATCTCGCTGGGGCCGGTCGTCAGCGGATTGCTGCTCGAACACTTCTGGTGGGGTTCGGTGTTCCTGATCAATCTGCCCGCCATGGGGCTGCTGCTCCTGCTGGTGCCGTTCCTCGTGCCCGAGACCGGCGGGTCCGGATCCGGGTCCGGGGTGCCTGAGACCGGGGCGCCCGGGGCCGGCCTGTCGGGGTCCGGCGCCGGGGGCTCCGGCGCGCGCAGCCGCTTCGACCTGCTGAGCGCCGTCCTCTCGCTGGGGGCGCTGCTCCCGGTCATCTACGGCATCAAGGAGTGGGCCCGGCACGGCTACGCACCGGTGCCCGCCCTCGGGATCTGCGCGGGCCTGCTGCTCGGCCTCGTCTTCGTACGCCGTCAGCGCCGCCTGGAGCACCCGATGATCGACCTCGGTCTCCTGGGCCGCCGGGCCTTCGGCGGGCCGGTGCTGGCCAACCTGCTCGCCATGTTCGCCACCGTGGGCATGGCCGTCTTCTTCACCCAGTACCTCCAGTCCGTACTCGGCCGGAGTCCCCTCACCGCCGCGCTGTGGAGCCTGGTGCCGGCCGCCGGGGTGGCCGTCACCGCTCCGACGGCGGCGGCACTCGCGCAGCGCACCGACCGTGCGTACGTCATGGGCGGGGGCTTCGCCCTCTCCGCCTGCGGTTTCCTCCTGTTCACCCAGGTGCGGACCGACTCGCCGCTCTGGTTCACGCTCGTCGGCGGTGCCGTCTACGCGGGCGGCCTGGTCGCCGCCATGACCCTGGCCAACGAACTCGCGCTCGGCGCCGCCCCGCCCGAGCGCGCGGGTTCGGCCGCCGCCGTACTGGAGTCCGGACAGGAGCTCGGCGGGGCGCTGGGCATGGCGGTCCTCGGTTCCGTCGGGGCCGCGGTCTACAGCCGGGACATGGCGGACGCCCTGCCCGCCGGTGTTCCACAGGCCGACGCGGTACGCGAGACCCTGGGCGGCGCGGCCGCGGTGGCCTCCGAGCTCCCGCGCGCCACGGCCGACGCCGTACTCATCGCGGCACGCGAGGCCTTCACCCACGGGATGGGGATCGCGGCGGTCGGCGCGGCCTCGGTCATGGCGGGAGCCGGGCTCTTCGCGTTCGGCCTCCTGCGCGGTGTGGGCCGGACGCCCGCAGCGGACGCTCAGGGCGCGCAGGACGAGGCCACGCCCCCGGCAGGGCCGTCCATCGAGGCACGAAGCAGTGT